One genomic window of Clostridioides sp. ES-S-0054-01 includes the following:
- a CDS encoding iron hydrogenase small subunit, producing MSLVNLTINGKHVSAPSGTSILDAAKLINIKIHNLCHLHMNEIDKLDTCASCRVCMVETERGLVPACGTVIKEGMKVQTNSAKALNARRTIVELLLSDHPQDCFVCEKNGDCELQTIAADLGVRKIRYQGSKSFAGKDTSTKSLVKDHSKCILCRRCETVCNDIQTVGALSGVNRGFNTLVSTFFNSDMVETECTFCGQCISVCPTGALTEVDNVPKLWDVLNKKEKTIVVQVAPAVRVAIGEEFGLEPGSISTGKMVAALKALGFEHVFDTNFGADFTIMEEATEFIERIQQGENLPILTSCCPAWVNFLEHNYPDKLNLASSCKSPQGMFGSIAKNYYAPKILGIKPEELYVVSVMPCVAKKYEASREELSESGILDVDLSITTRELAKMIKEAAIDLPNLQDQDFDNPLGKSTGAASIFGASGGVLEAALRTSYEKITNKTLDNVNFTNVRGLKGIREASIDVDGTTVNVCIVNTLKNARKIMDKVRSGECKYHIIEVMACPGGCVGGAGQPYHHGNTEIVDRRANALYEIDRNKAIRKSHENPDLQAIYKDFFGEPNSDVAHKYLHTHYFDKSCIYGECPQECACEEAK from the coding sequence ATGAGTTTAGTTAATTTAACTATTAATGGCAAACACGTTTCAGCACCTAGTGGAACTTCTATCTTAGATGCTGCGAAATTAATAAATATAAAAATACACAACCTTTGTCATTTACATATGAATGAGATAGATAAGCTTGACACTTGTGCTTCTTGTCGTGTTTGTATGGTTGAGACAGAGAGAGGCTTAGTTCCAGCTTGTGGAACAGTTATAAAGGAAGGTATGAAGGTTCAGACTAATAGTGCAAAAGCATTAAATGCTCGTAGAACTATTGTTGAATTACTGTTATCAGACCATCCACAAGATTGTTTTGTATGTGAAAAAAATGGAGATTGTGAATTACAGACTATAGCTGCTGATTTGGGAGTAAGAAAAATAAGATATCAAGGTTCTAAATCTTTTGCAGGTAAAGACACTTCTACTAAATCTTTAGTTAAAGACCATTCTAAGTGTATATTATGTAGAAGATGTGAAACTGTATGTAATGATATACAAACAGTAGGAGCATTATCTGGAGTTAATCGTGGATTTAATACTTTAGTTAGTACATTCTTTAACTCTGATATGGTTGAAACAGAGTGTACATTCTGTGGTCAATGTATATCTGTCTGTCCAACTGGGGCATTAACAGAAGTAGATAATGTACCTAAACTTTGGGATGTTTTAAATAAAAAAGAAAAAACTATAGTGGTACAAGTTGCCCCTGCTGTAAGAGTTGCTATTGGAGAAGAGTTTGGTTTAGAACCAGGTTCAATCTCTACAGGAAAAATGGTAGCTGCTTTAAAGGCACTTGGATTTGAACATGTATTTGATACAAACTTTGGTGCAGACTTTACTATAATGGAAGAAGCTACTGAATTTATAGAAAGAATCCAACAAGGTGAAAATCTTCCTATACTAACAAGTTGTTGTCCTGCATGGGTAAACTTCTTAGAGCATAATTATCCAGATAAATTAAACTTAGCATCTAGCTGTAAGTCTCCTCAAGGTATGTTCGGCTCTATAGCTAAAAACTACTATGCACCTAAAATATTAGGAATCAAGCCTGAAGAACTTTATGTTGTGTCCGTAATGCCTTGTGTAGCTAAAAAATATGAAGCTTCAAGAGAAGAATTAAGTGAATCTGGAATACTAGACGTTGACCTTTCTATAACTACTAGAGAGTTAGCTAAGATGATAAAAGAAGCTGCTATCGATTTACCTAATCTTCAAGACCAAGATTTTGATAATCCTTTAGGAAAATCTACAGGTGCTGCATCTATATTTGGAGCAAGTGGTGGAGTTTTAGAAGCTGCCCTACGTACTTCATATGAGAAGATAACTAATAAGACTTTAGATAACGTAAACTTCACTAATGTTAGAGGTCTTAAAGGAATTAGAGAAGCAAGTATAGATGTTGATGGAACTACAGTTAATGTATGTATTGTAAATACACTTAAAAATGCTAGAAAGATTATGGATAAGGTTAGAAGTGGAGAATGTAAATACCATATCATAGAAGTTATGGCATGTCCTGGTGGATGTGTTGGAGGTGCTGGTCAACCTTATCACCATGGTAATACTGAAATAGTTGATAGACGTGCAAATGCGTTATATGAAATAGATAGAAATAAAGCTATCCGTAAATCTCATGAGAATCCTGATTTACAAGCTATTTATAAAGATTTCTTTGGAGAACCAAATAGCGACGTAGCTCATAAATACCTTCATACTCATTACTTTGATAAGAGTTGTATTTATGGAGAATGTCCACAAGAATGTGCTTGTGAAGAAGCTAAATAA
- a CDS encoding mannonate oxidoreductase — translation MGIDYFSKLLESTTEKELLLSKKSNNISTARLISFLIVIAGFAIGFYNKNIVGIFVGVIAIILFISLLVIHNKVKEEEMYFKSKSEIIDKYIKRFGDGWKEFKLDGKKYLKDDNSQAKDLDLFGRASLYQYICVANTSYGKKSLAKSLWNENPDEKIISERQMAIKELLSKDEFSIHIQTLSNIIGKEQKNNSDGSIETFIEYGENKNVYIPKWMHIFTWGLPTATILSFIFFALGFLPILPVFLLFIIQLGFSGFGHPRLMQTLSPLFSFSRSIQVYEKMFEVLEKETFESAYLKELQEKLSKGSGVSKGVKQLNSIGNAVNLRYNQIIYIIACGALMWNYHCAEALERWKGIYGNQIRGWLESIGEFEALISLTVIANVKENTCFPVIKYEDTPRLKVEEVYHPLIAEKSVIANSIQLNSQTCIITGSNMSGKTTFLRSIGVNLVLAYAGAPVCAKSFDATCMAIFTSMRIQDDVSKGISTFYAEILRIKSMIQYSLKELPMLVLVDEIFRGTNSADRIVGASEAVKKLSRPWIISMVTTHDFELCDLSGSGDIEVVNYHFSEYYVDDKIHFDYRIKNGRCKTTNAKQLMRMAGII, via the coding sequence ATGGGAATAGATTATTTTAGTAAACTTTTAGAAAGTACTACTGAAAAAGAATTGCTATTAAGTAAAAAATCAAATAATATAAGCACAGCAAGATTAATCTCTTTTTTGATAGTGATAGCAGGGTTTGCTATTGGATTTTATAATAAAAATATAGTGGGTATTTTTGTTGGAGTTATAGCAATTATATTATTTATATCACTCTTAGTTATTCATAATAAAGTAAAAGAAGAAGAAATGTATTTTAAAAGTAAGAGTGAAATAATAGACAAGTATATCAAACGATTTGGAGATGGATGGAAAGAGTTTAAACTAGATGGCAAAAAATATTTAAAAGATGATAATTCACAAGCAAAAGACTTGGATTTATTTGGAAGAGCTTCATTGTATCAATATATCTGTGTGGCTAATACATCTTATGGTAAGAAGTCTTTGGCTAAGTCATTGTGGAATGAAAATCCAGACGAAAAGATAATATCAGAGAGACAAATGGCGATAAAAGAACTTTTATCAAAAGATGAGTTTTCTATTCATATTCAAACACTGAGTAATATAATTGGTAAGGAGCAAAAAAATAACTCTGATGGGAGTATAGAAACATTTATAGAGTATGGAGAAAATAAAAATGTATATATACCCAAATGGATGCATATTTTTACTTGGGGTTTACCTACTGCTACAATCTTATCTTTTATATTCTTTGCGTTAGGTTTTTTACCTATTTTACCTGTTTTTTTACTTTTTATAATCCAGTTGGGATTTAGTGGTTTTGGACATCCAAGACTTATGCAAACTCTTTCTCCATTATTTTCATTTAGTAGAAGTATACAAGTATATGAGAAAATGTTTGAGGTTTTAGAAAAAGAGACGTTTGAGAGTGCTTATCTAAAAGAATTGCAAGAGAAGCTTTCTAAGGGAAGTGGAGTTTCAAAAGGTGTTAAACAATTGAATTCAATAGGAAATGCTGTAAATCTAAGATATAATCAGATAATATATATAATTGCTTGTGGTGCTTTAATGTGGAACTATCATTGTGCAGAAGCTCTGGAACGATGGAAAGGTATATATGGAAATCAAATTAGAGGCTGGCTTGAATCTATTGGGGAATTTGAAGCTCTAATAAGTTTAACAGTTATTGCCAATGTAAAGGAGAATACATGTTTTCCAGTAATAAAATATGAAGATACTCCAAGATTGAAAGTGGAAGAAGTGTACCATCCACTAATCGCAGAAAAAAGTGTCATAGCAAATTCAATACAGTTAAATTCTCAGACATGCATTATTACAGGGTCAAATATGTCTGGAAAGACAACATTTTTAAGAAGCATAGGTGTAAACTTGGTATTGGCGTATGCAGGTGCTCCAGTATGTGCTAAGAGTTTTGATGCGACTTGCATGGCTATATTCACATCTATGAGAATACAAGATGATGTAAGTAAAGGAATATCAACTTTTTATGCTGAGATTCTTAGAATAAAATCAATGATTCAATATAGTTTAAAAGAGTTGCCAATGTTGGTTCTAGTAGATGAAATTTTTAGGGGTACTAACTCTGCCGATAGAATTGTTGGAGCAAGTGAGGCAGTGAAGAAATTATCAAGACCATGGATTATAAGTATGGTGACAACACATGACTTTGAGTTATGTGACCTTTCAGGTAGTGGAGATATTGAAGTTGTGAACTATCATTTCTCAGAGTACTATGTAGATGATAAAATTCATTTTGACTATAGGATAAAGAATGGAAGATGTAAAACTACAAATGCAAAGCAACTTATGAGAATGGCAGGGATTATTTAA
- the uvrC gene encoding excinuclease ABC subunit UvrC — MFDIQEHLKKLPSEPGVYLMKDKYDHIIYVGKAISLKNRVRQYFQSSKNHTSKVKSMVKNIYKFEYIITDSELEALILECNLIKRYRPKYNVVLRDDKTYPYIKVTTNEDYPRILKVRRVLKDKAKYFGPYTNITAVNDTLELISSTYPIRSCKIDIDKAIKNKTRPCLNLHINKCLGPCTGNVSKEEYGKMIEEIIMCLSGKEEKLMELLKEKMNESSMNFRFEEAAVYRDKIKSLEEMIQKQKIDANVSDLNQDIVAMARAHNEACVQVFFIRNGKIVGREHFILEGVMDSPRASILGSFVKQFYNEQEYIPKELIIEDEIEDSSILEEWLSSKKGQKVTIRVPQKGEKKSLVEMVRKNAVEYLEKFSDMNKRKYEKSIGALEELKKLLNLEKLPIRIEAFDISNIQGVDSIGSMVVYTNAKKDKKEYRRYKIKTVIGPNDYDSMAEIVDRRLKHGNLPDLILLDGGKGQVSAVKKALELNDIDIPLWGMYKDDKHRTKGLICKEKEIELDKTTNLYRFIASIQEEVHNYAITYHRSLRNKALTKSILDDIQGIGEKRKKSLLNHFKDVDVIKKATMEELLEVDGMNKSTAENVYNFFRKEEN, encoded by the coding sequence ATGTTTGATATACAAGAGCATTTAAAAAAATTACCTTCTGAGCCCGGAGTATATTTAATGAAAGACAAATACGACCATATAATATATGTGGGAAAAGCCATATCTCTAAAAAATAGGGTAAGGCAGTATTTTCAATCTTCAAAAAACCATACATCTAAAGTAAAATCTATGGTTAAGAATATATATAAATTTGAGTATATTATAACGGATTCAGAATTAGAGGCATTAATACTTGAATGTAATTTAATAAAAAGATACAGACCAAAGTATAATGTAGTGCTTAGAGATGATAAAACTTATCCATATATAAAAGTAACTACGAATGAAGATTATCCAAGAATCTTAAAAGTTAGAAGAGTTCTTAAAGATAAGGCAAAGTATTTTGGTCCATATACCAATATAACTGCTGTGAATGATACTTTGGAACTTATAAGTAGTACGTATCCAATAAGAAGCTGTAAAATAGATATAGATAAAGCAATAAAGAATAAGACAAGACCTTGTTTAAATCTACACATAAATAAATGTTTAGGACCTTGTACAGGAAATGTTTCTAAAGAAGAGTATGGAAAAATGATAGAAGAGATTATAATGTGTCTATCTGGTAAAGAAGAAAAATTGATGGAGCTTTTAAAGGAAAAAATGAATGAGAGTTCTATGAACTTTAGGTTTGAAGAGGCTGCTGTATATAGAGATAAGATAAAGAGCCTTGAAGAGATGATACAGAAACAAAAAATAGATGCTAATGTAAGTGACTTGAACCAAGACATAGTTGCAATGGCAAGAGCCCATAATGAAGCCTGTGTACAAGTCTTTTTTATAAGAAATGGTAAGATTGTAGGTAGAGAACATTTTATATTAGAAGGGGTAATGGATAGTCCAAGAGCTTCTATATTAGGTTCATTTGTAAAACAATTTTACAATGAGCAAGAATATATACCTAAAGAATTAATTATAGAAGATGAGATAGAAGATAGTTCTATATTAGAGGAATGGTTGTCATCCAAAAAGGGTCAAAAAGTAACGATAAGAGTTCCACAAAAAGGAGAAAAGAAAAGCTTAGTTGAAATGGTCAGAAAAAATGCTGTAGAGTATCTTGAAAAGTTTTCTGATATGAACAAAAGAAAATACGAAAAAAGCATTGGTGCATTAGAAGAATTAAAAAAATTATTAAATTTGGAAAAGTTGCCAATAAGAATAGAGGCTTTTGATATATCAAATATACAAGGTGTAGATTCAATTGGTTCTATGGTAGTATATACAAATGCTAAGAAGGACAAAAAAGAATATAGGAGATATAAAATAAAAACAGTTATTGGACCTAATGATTATGATTCTATGGCTGAAATTGTAGATAGAAGATTGAAGCATGGGAATTTACCTGATTTGATATTATTAGATGGTGGAAAGGGACAGGTTAGTGCAGTAAAAAAAGCATTAGAACTTAATGATATAGATATACCTCTTTGGGGAATGTATAAAGACGATAAACATAGAACTAAAGGATTGATATGTAAAGAAAAAGAAATAGAACTAGATAAAACAACTAATTTATATAGATTTATTGCTAGTATACAAGAAGAAGTTCATAATTATGCAATAACATATCATAGAAGTTTAAGAAATAAAGCTTTGACAAAATCTATCTTAGATGATATACAGGGAATAGGTGAAAAAAGAAAGAAATCATTACTAAATCACTTTAAAGACGTAGATGTTATAAAAAAAGCTACTATGGAAGAACTTTTAGAAGTAGATGGAATGAATAAAAGCACTGCAGAGAATGTTTATAATTTTTTTAGAAAGGAAGAAAATTAA
- the uvrA gene encoding excinuclease ABC subunit UvrA has translation MEDKIIIRGAKEHNLKNIDLELPRDKFIVFTGLSGSGKSSLAFDTIYAEGQRRYVESLSAYARQFLGQMEKPNVEYIEGLSPAISIDQKTTSKNPRSTVGTVTEIYDYLRLLFARVGDVYCPTCGEKISQMTIQEIVDKMLDFPDRTKLQILSPIVRGQKGTHKKVLDSIKKEGFVRVRVDGENYEVSDDIALNKNQKHNIEVVVDRIVIKDGIESRLADSIETAVKLSDGLVIAQIIDGEEILFSTKFACPEHGIGIEELSPRMFSFNAPFGACDVCNGLGESKEVDPELVVPNKDLSIKQGAVAAWGSTGVNDDTYYSKMIKSLAEHFNVSLTTPFKDLPEDFVEELLYGKDNIIVEFTYESKFGGTRNYKSYFEGVIVNLERRYRETNSEYMRDKIEEYMAERPCPKCKGLRLKKEVLSVLVDGKNIMEVTNLSVNELINFMENINLTEKQRFIAHEIIKEIKGRAMFLRDVGLDYLNLSRKAGTLSGGEAQRIRLATQIGSALVGVLYVLDEPSIGLHQRDNDRLIATLRHLTDLGNTLIVVEHDEDTMREADYVLDIGPGAGIHGGEIVAQGTLDEIIENENSITGQYLSGRKQILLPETTREGNGNFIEVVKASENNLKNIDVKFPLGKFTCITGVSGSGKSTLINDILYKGVASKVNRFKQRAGKHKEIKGIENIDKVINIDQSPIGRTPRSNPATYTGVFDFIRDIFAATNEAKARGYKKGRFSFNVKGGRCEACKGDGIIKIEMHFLPDVYVPCEICKGERYNRETLQVKYKDKTISDILDMNVEEAVEFFENIPNIKRKLETLMDVGLSYIKLGQPSTQLSGGEAQRIKLAAELSKRPTGKTLYILDEPTTGLHMADVDKLIQVLQRLADTGNTIIVIEHNLDVIKTCDYVIDLGPEGGDKGGTIVATGTPKEVSRVEGSYTGQFLKKYFS, from the coding sequence ATGGAAGATAAAATTATAATAAGAGGAGCAAAAGAGCATAATTTAAAAAATATAGATTTAGAACTACCAAGAGATAAATTTATTGTTTTTACAGGGTTATCAGGTTCTGGGAAGTCTTCTTTGGCATTCGATACAATATATGCAGAAGGTCAAAGAAGATATGTAGAGAGTTTATCTGCTTATGCTAGACAATTTTTAGGTCAAATGGAGAAGCCAAATGTAGAATATATTGAAGGTTTATCACCAGCTATCTCAATTGACCAGAAGACTACATCAAAAAATCCACGTTCTACTGTTGGAACAGTAACAGAAATATATGACTATCTAAGACTATTATTTGCAAGAGTAGGAGATGTGTATTGTCCTACATGTGGTGAAAAAATAAGTCAAATGACTATTCAAGAAATAGTTGATAAGATGCTAGACTTTCCAGATAGAACGAAGTTACAAATACTTTCACCAATTGTTAGAGGGCAAAAAGGTACACATAAAAAAGTCTTAGATAGTATCAAAAAAGAAGGATTTGTAAGAGTTAGGGTTGATGGTGAAAACTATGAAGTCAGTGATGATATAGCTCTAAATAAAAACCAAAAACATAATATAGAGGTTGTAGTAGACAGGATAGTAATTAAAGATGGAATTGAATCTAGATTAGCAGACTCAATTGAGACTGCAGTTAAGCTATCTGATGGTCTTGTAATAGCCCAAATAATAGATGGAGAGGAAATTCTTTTTTCAACTAAATTTGCATGCCCAGAACATGGAATAGGTATAGAAGAATTATCTCCAAGAATGTTTTCATTTAATGCTCCTTTTGGTGCTTGTGATGTTTGTAATGGTCTTGGGGAAAGTAAGGAAGTTGACCCAGAATTGGTTGTACCAAATAAAGATTTATCAATAAAACAAGGTGCAGTGGCTGCATGGGGGTCAACAGGTGTTAATGATGATACTTATTATAGTAAAATGATAAAAAGCTTAGCAGAACACTTTAATGTATCTTTGACAACTCCATTTAAAGATTTACCAGAGGATTTTGTTGAGGAATTACTTTATGGTAAAGACAATATAATTGTAGAGTTTACTTATGAATCAAAATTTGGAGGAACTAGAAATTATAAGTCATATTTTGAAGGAGTAATAGTAAACTTAGAGAGAAGATATAGAGAAACCAACTCAGAGTACATGAGAGATAAGATTGAAGAATATATGGCAGAAAGACCATGTCCAAAATGTAAAGGGTTAAGACTTAAAAAAGAAGTTTTATCTGTTTTGGTTGATGGAAAAAACATAATGGAAGTTACAAACTTATCTGTAAATGAATTGATTAACTTTATGGAAAATATAAATCTTACAGAAAAACAAAGATTTATAGCTCATGAGATTATAAAAGAGATAAAAGGAAGAGCTATGTTTTTAAGAGACGTAGGTCTTGATTATTTAAATTTATCAAGAAAAGCTGGAACTTTATCAGGAGGAGAAGCACAACGTATAAGATTAGCAACTCAAATAGGTTCTGCATTAGTTGGAGTTTTATATGTACTTGATGAGCCAAGTATAGGTCTTCATCAAAGAGATAATGATAGGCTTATAGCTACTCTTAGACATCTAACCGATTTGGGAAATACTTTAATCGTTGTAGAGCATGATGAAGATACAATGAGAGAAGCTGACTATGTTTTAGATATTGGTCCAGGTGCAGGCATACATGGCGGTGAGATAGTTGCGCAGGGTACTTTGGATGAAATAATTGAAAATGAAAACTCAATAACAGGTCAGTATCTAAGTGGTAGAAAACAAATATTGCTTCCAGAGACTACTAGGGAAGGAAATGGAAATTTTATAGAAGTAGTTAAAGCATCAGAAAATAATTTAAAAAATATAGATGTAAAATTCCCATTAGGTAAATTTACATGTATAACAGGTGTTTCAGGTTCTGGAAAAAGTACATTGATAAACGACATACTTTATAAAGGTGTTGCAAGTAAAGTAAATAGGTTTAAACAAAGAGCAGGTAAGCATAAGGAAATAAAAGGAATCGAAAATATAGATAAGGTTATAAATATAGACCAAAGCCCAATTGGAAGAACACCTCGTTCAAATCCTGCCACTTATACAGGCGTATTTGACTTTATAAGAGATATTTTTGCAGCTACTAATGAAGCTAAAGCAAGAGGTTATAAAAAAGGAAGATTTAGTTTCAATGTAAAAGGTGGTAGATGCGAAGCTTGTAAGGGTGATGGAATAATAAAAATAGAAATGCACTTCTTACCAGATGTATATGTTCCTTGTGAAATTTGTAAAGGTGAAAGATATAATAGAGAAACATTGCAAGTAAAATACAAAGATAAAACTATATCTGATATACTGGATATGAATGTGGAAGAAGCTGTTGAGTTTTTTGAAAATATACCGAATATAAAAAGAAAACTAGAGACTTTAATGGATGTAGGACTTTCGTATATCAAATTAGGACAGCCTTCAACTCAATTATCAGGAGGGGAAGCACAACGTATAAAATTAGCTGCTGAACTTAGTAAAAGACCAACAGGAAAGACTTTATATATATTAGATGAACCTACTACTGGACTTCATATGGCAGATGTAGATAAGCTAATCCAAGTATTACAAAGATTAGCAGATACAGGAAATACAATTATAGTTATAGAGCATAATCTAGATGTTATAAAGACTTGTGATTATGTAATAGACTTAGGACCGGAAGGTGGAGATAAAGGTGGAACTATAGTTGCAACTGGAACTCCAAAAGAAGTATCTAGAGTTGAGGGTTCTTATACAGGTCAATTCCTAAAGAAATATTTTTCTTAA
- a CDS encoding HPr kinase/phosphorylase: METSNKVSIRDIIKELKLKVVYMPDDVDYYVYSQDINRPGLQFAGYFDYFAYERIQIVGKTEYNFFGLMDNHIREEVLDRFFSYEIPALIISRDLEIKPDVIEKAKKYKRILLSTNRNTTRLINRLSNYLDNKLAPHTTIHGVLVDIYGIGVLIKGESSIGKSETALELIQRGNRLVADDAVEIRKLDESMLMGQSPELIRHFLEIRGIGIIDVRSLYGVGAIKNSKMIDLVVHLEAWDETKYYDRLGLDKEYEEILGVNVEKLVVPVKPGRNTAMILEVAAMNFRQRGMGYDAAQEFTKKLSKLIDTK, from the coding sequence ATGGAAACTAGCAATAAGGTGTCAATAAGAGATATAATAAAAGAGTTGAAGTTAAAAGTAGTATACATGCCCGATGATGTAGATTATTATGTTTACTCACAAGATATAAATAGACCAGGATTACAGTTTGCAGGATATTTTGATTATTTTGCGTATGAAAGGATACAAATAGTTGGAAAGACAGAATATAATTTTTTTGGATTAATGGATAATCATATTCGAGAAGAAGTACTAGATAGATTTTTCTCATATGAAATACCAGCTCTAATAATTTCTAGAGATTTGGAAATTAAGCCCGATGTAATTGAAAAAGCTAAAAAATATAAAAGAATACTTTTGAGTACAAACAGAAATACCACTAGACTTATAAATAGACTGTCAAATTATTTGGATAATAAGTTAGCACCACATACAACAATTCACGGGGTGCTAGTAGATATTTATGGTATAGGTGTACTGATAAAAGGTGAAAGTAGTATAGGAAAATCAGAAACAGCGTTAGAATTGATTCAAAGAGGCAATAGATTAGTTGCAGATGATGCTGTAGAAATAAGAAAACTAGACGAAAGTATGCTTATGGGGCAGTCACCTGAATTGATAAGACATTTTCTTGAGATAAGAGGAATAGGAATAATAGATGTTAGAAGTCTGTATGGAGTAGGGGCAATTAAAAATTCTAAAATGATAGATTTAGTAGTCCATCTAGAAGCTTGGGATGAAACTAAGTACTATGACAGACTTGGGCTTGATAAAGAATATGAGGAAATACTTGGTGTTAATGTAGAGAAATTGGTTGTACCTGTTAAACCTGGAAGAAATACTGCTATGATATTAGAAGTAGCAGCAATGAATTTTAGACAAAGAGGAATGGGGTATGATGCAGCTCAAGAGTTTACTAAAAAATTATCAAAATTAATTGATACTAAGTAG
- a CDS encoding NADH-quinone oxidoreductase subunit NuoF, with translation MRKVNSFDELKVLADELKPNLSLRKNYSKENVLRRELLVCCDTGCTSSNSLEIVSELENEIKKSGIQDKVSVRLTGCFGFCAQGPIVKVYPDNVFYVKVDPSDAEKIVQSHLIRNTVVEELLYEEESSNKKVEEQEEMSFYKKQLRIALKNCGLIDPDSIEEYIANDGYLALGKCLTSLTPQEVIAEVKTSGLRGRGGAGFPTGSKWEAASKNPAGPTDKKFVVCNADEGDPGAFMDRSVLEGDPHSVLEAMAICGYAIGSDTGYIYIRAEYPKSIERLKVAIAQAEKYGLLGENILGTGFNFKLELKYGAGAFVCGEGTALMHSIEGRRGEPRMKTYSSSKSGLWKSPTCLNNVETFANIPAIILKGGDWFANLGTEDSSGTKVFALGGKVENVGLVEVPMGTTLRDIVFEIGGGIPEDKKFKAVQTGGPSGGCIPTEHLDTPIDFGSLSSIGSMMGSGGMLVLDESDCMVDIAKFFLEFTVEESCGKCTPCRIGTTRLLEILTKITEGNGTLQDLDDLENLAETIQTASLCGLGKAAPNPVLSTLQYFKDEYIAHVVDKKCPAGKCQNLLSYFITDDCKGCTKCSRVCPAGCITGSVKEQHTIDTSKCLKCGACIDNCTFNAIIKK, from the coding sequence ATGCGTAAAGTAAATTCATTTGATGAATTAAAAGTTTTAGCTGATGAGCTGAAACCTAATCTTAGCTTAAGAAAAAATTATTCTAAGGAAAATGTATTAAGAAGAGAATTACTTGTTTGTTGTGATACTGGATGTACATCTTCAAACAGTCTGGAAATAGTTAGTGAATTAGAAAATGAAATAAAAAAATCAGGAATCCAAGACAAGGTTAGTGTTCGTTTGACAGGTTGTTTTGGTTTCTGTGCTCAAGGTCCTATCGTAAAAGTTTATCCTGATAACGTTTTCTACGTAAAGGTTGATCCATCTGATGCTGAAAAGATAGTTCAAAGCCACTTAATTAGAAATACAGTTGTTGAGGAATTATTATATGAAGAAGAATCTTCAAATAAAAAAGTAGAAGAACAAGAAGAAATGTCCTTCTATAAAAAACAGTTACGTATAGCTTTAAAAAATTGCGGGCTTATAGACCCAGATAGTATAGAAGAATATATTGCCAATGATGGTTATTTGGCTCTAGGCAAATGTTTAACTTCTCTTACTCCTCAAGAAGTTATTGCAGAGGTAAAAACTTCTGGTCTTCGTGGTAGAGGTGGCGCTGGTTTCCCTACAGGTTCTAAATGGGAAGCTGCTTCAAAAAATCCAGCTGGTCCAACAGATAAAAAGTTTGTTGTATGTAATGCTGATGAGGGTGACCCAGGTGCATTTATGGATAGATCTGTACTTGAAGGTGACCCACATAGTGTGCTAGAAGCTATGGCAATATGTGGATATGCTATAGGTTCTGATACAGGATATATATACATAAGAGCAGAATATCCAAAATCTATAGAAAGATTAAAAGTAGCTATAGCTCAAGCTGAAAAATACGGTTTACTTGGTGAAAATATCTTAGGTACTGGATTTAACTTTAAATTAGAATTAAAATATGGTGCAGGTGCTTTTGTTTGTGGTGAAGGTACAGCACTAATGCATTCAATTGAAGGTAGACGTGGTGAGCCTAGAATGAAGACTTATAGTTCTTCTAAGAGTGGTTTATGGAAATCTCCTACTTGCTTAAATAACGTTGAGACTTTTGCTAATATACCTGCTATTATACTTAAGGGTGGAGATTGGTTTGCTAACTTAGGTACTGAAGATTCTAGTGGTACTAAAGTCTTTGCTCTTGGTGGAAAAGTAGAGAATGTAGGACTTGTTGAAGTTCCAATGGGTACTACTTTAAGAGATATTGTATTTGAAATTGGTGGAGGAATCCCTGAAGATAAGAAATTCAAGGCTGTTCAAACAGGTGGTCCATCTGGTGGATGTATACCAACTGAACATTTAGACACTCCTATAGACTTTGGTTCATTAAGTTCTATCGGTTCAATGATGGGCTCTGGTGGTATGCTTGTTCTTGATGAATCTGACTGTATGGTAGATATAGCCAAGTTCTTCCTTGAGTTTACTGTTGAAGAATCTTGTGGTAAATGTACACCTTGTCGTATAGGTACTACAAGATTATTAGAAATATTAACTAAAATTACAGAAGGTAATGGTACTCTACAAGATTTAGATGACCTAGAAAACCTTGCTGAAACTATACAAACTGCTTCATTATGTGGTCTTGGTAAAGCTGCTCCAAACCCTGTTTTAAGTACTCTTCAATATTTCAAAGATGAGTATATAGCTCATGTTGTAGATAAGAAATGTCCTGCTGGTAAATGTCAGAACTTACTTTCTTACTTTATAACAGATGACTGTAAGGGTTGTACAAAATGTTCTAGAGTGTGTCCTGCTGGTTGTATAACAGGTTCTGTTAAGGAACAACATACAATAGATACTTCTAAGTGTCTAAAATGTGGTGCTTGTATAGATAATTGTACATTTAACGCTATAATCAAGAAATAA